From the Ralstonia wenshanensis genome, the window CCATCAGGATGCGGTCTGAACCGTGCTGCACGGGCAGGTGCAGGTGGTCGACAAGCTTCGGGTTAGTGGCATAGGCCTCGATCAGGCGGGAGCTGAATTCCTTCGGGTGGCTGGTCGTGTAGCGGATGCGCTCGATGCCCGGAATCTCGGCTACGTATTCGAGCAGCAGCGCAAAATCCGCCCGCTCGCTCGTGTCCCCCATCTTGCCGATGTACGCGTTCACGTTCTGGCCGAGCAGCGTGACTTCGCGCACGCCCTGTTCGGCCAGGCCGGCCACTTCGGCCAGCACATCATCGAACGGGCGCGAGACTTCTTCGCCGCGCGTGTAAGGCACCACGCAGTAGCTGCAGTATTTCGAGCAGCCTTCCATGATTGACACGTAGGCGCTGGCGCCGTCCACGCGCGCGGGCGGCAGGTGGTCGAACTTTTCGATTTCGGGGAACGACACATCGACCTGCGAGCGGCCCGTGCGGCGGCGTGCTGCGATCAGGTCGGGCAGGCGGTGCAGCGTCTGCGGACCGAACACCACGTCTACGTAAGGAGCGCGCGCCACGATGGACGCGCCTTCCTGGCTGGCCACGCAGCCGCCCACGCCGACCACGAGGTCCGGCTTGAGCGCCTTGAGCGCCTTGACGCGGCCGAGTTCGGAGAACACCTTCTCCTGCGCCTTTTCGCGCACGGAGCAGGTATTGAAGAGGATCACGTCCGCATCTTCGGGCGTGTCGGTGGGGACGAGACCTTCAGCCGCGTTGAGCACGTCGGACATCTTGTCCGAGTCGTACTCGTTCATCTGGCAGCCGTAGGTTTTGATGAAGACTTTTTTCATGTGCCGTTCACAGTGGTTGACCTGGGGGCACGTGCTTCGTGGGGTGTTCTGACTACTGGGACTGCGTTTGCGCCTGACTTTGCGCAGCCACCGCAGCCTTGTAATCGTCATCGCTGACAACCCAGGCGGTCAGCAACTGCTGATACAGGTCGAGCTGATAGCGCACCTTGAACGTCTGGCCGACCACCGAACCCGGCGGCAGCAGGCGCCCATCCAACGACAGAATCCGCACGCCCGGGGCGAAGCGGACGTCGGCGCTGCTACTCCCAAAGCCCAACAGCAGGATGCGGACGATGCCGGTGCTGCCGGTACTCAGCGTGCCGGCGTTGGCCGAATTGACGGTCAACTGGGCCGCCGGAGCCGTCGCCGGAATGTTGCGCAGCACCTGCGCATGAGACAGCAACGGCGCCGATGCCGCAGCAACGACAGCAAAGGCGAGGGCGAGGACTTGGCGTCGGGTGCGCATGGCGTCATCAGGAGAAAGCCACCGCCGGGTGAGCGACCCGGCACACGAAACACGAGACAACCCGATATTGTAGCGTTCCGGGCCGAACTCTTATAGCGCTTCGGCAATCTTGGCGGCCAGCGCGACACCGCTCAGGAACGCGGCCTCCACGCGTGGGCCTTCGCACCAATCACCGCAGGCACCGAGGCGCGCGGCGGCGTCCCAGTGGCAGGGCATGCCTGCAGACTGCTCGACCAGCGCGTGCGGCCACAGGTGCGCGGCCATCAGATCGGGTTCCGGCGTACCGGGGAAGGCTTCGGCAAAGCGGGCGTGCATGGCGTGCAGCACCTGCTCCGGTGTGTCCATAGCATGCGCAGCCGACCAGCCCGGCGACGCATGCACCACCCAGGATTCATCGACCATGACGCGCCCCGGCTTGGTGTTGTCGCGGGCGGCCCAGGCCAGCATGTCGTCGTCGATGCGGATGCCGTCATATGGCAAATCCAGCGGTTGCGCAAAGCCCATCATCAGCGCCCAGCATGGGGCGTAGTGCACCGGGGCGATGGCTTCCTGCAGCGACGCCGGCGTGGCGCCATGAAACAGCGCCGGTAGTTCGGGCGCGGGCAGGGCCAGCGCGATGATGTCGGCGTGGGTGGCGTCCGTGCCGTTGCGCTCGATCGTCCAGCGCCGGCCATCGTGCGCCACACGCGTGACGGCGTGGCCGAAGCGCACATCCAGCGGCGCGGCTAGGCTGCGCACCAGCGCGCCCATGCCGGGCAAGCCGACGTAGCGGGCTTCGTCGCGTGAATCGGCTTGCAGGGCGTCGGCCGTGCGATGGCCCCAGCGCGCGGGCCAAGGCAGCACCGAGCCCTGACGGCCAGCGGCATCCACCGCGCGGCGGAAGGCCTCGCTGCGCACGTTGAACGACTGCGCACCGTGATCGAACGCATACGCGGGGGCGGACTCGGGCAGCACCGTGGTGGCCAGCCGGCCCCCGACCCCGCCCGAGCGCTCATAAACCGTGGTGGCAATGCCTTCCGCGGCAAGCGCGTTGGCACAGGCAACACCGGCAATGCCGGCTCCGACGATGGCGATGGAAGGCTGGCTCATGGATGTGACGTAGGTGCGGGGCGGGGAATCCGGGAATCGGCGCGCAAATCGGCGCGTAACAGTCCGCCATGATATCGGGTGTCGCCCCAATGAAAAACGCCACCCGGAGGTGGCGTTTGCGATGTAGCAATTCTGCGGCTTAGAACTTGTAACCCACCGCCAGCCCGAACACGATCGGGTCGACCTTGATGTCGGTCTTGTTGACCGCCAGCACCTGGCCTTGCTGGCTGCGGATCGTGATGGTGGAGGTCGTCTTCAGCGGCAGGTACGACACCGTGCCGATGGCGGTCCAGTTCTTGGCGAACTCATACGACACGCCCACGTTGGCGACCGGCGTCCAGGAGCTGGACGTTTCTGCCGTCACCTTGGCCGGGCCCGTCGGAACCTGGCCCATGCCAAGCTGCAGCACCTGCCCCAGGTTCTGCAGGCCGTTGACGAAGTTCTGGTTCAGCCTCAGGTTGGTGAAGAAGTTGTAGCTGACACCCGCGCCGACGAAGGGGCGCAGCTTGCTTTCCTTGGTGCCGAAGTAGTACTGCGCGACGATCGCCGGGCTCCATTCGCGCACGGTGGCGACCGGGTTGTTCTGCGGCAGGCCCAGGTTGATCAGCGTCAGCGGCCCCACCACCGGCACCGGCGCGATCACATTGCCGCTGCCATACAGGTTGAACTTGGGCGGCACGCCACCCACGAAGGTACCGGCGATGTTGTCGGTAAAGAAGTGCGTGAACGTGAGCGACAGCGTATTCGCGTTACTGACTTTCACGTCAGTTCCTGGCGACTGGTAGGTACCGAGGCCAAGCGCGCTGGTGGTGGTGGTCAGGGGCGTGGCCGAATCCATCGGACGGATGTAGAACCAGCCCAGTGCCATGACGTTGCGGCCCCAGACGTAGTTGTCCATGAAACCGCTGAAGCCGCCACCACTGCTGCTGATGGCACTGCCGCTACCGCTGCTGGCGCTTGCAGCCACGTTGGCCTCTGCGGTGGATTGGGCGTGAGCCAGGGGGGCGGCAAGGGTGCTGGCGGCAGCGCAGGCAAGGGCTGCAGCAAGGCGACGGGCGGTGCGGTTCATGTGGTTGTCTCTCTGGATTGGATTGTTATCACGCCTTGGTGTGGCGATTTGTGTTTCCGCAGCATAACGCAGCGCTTTTGTTCGGTTGCGCTGCGATGATCGAAGTTTTCCTCTAGCGTGTACGCACGCAACAAGGGGTTTCCCCTAGTCTCGTTTCATACTCTCCACCGGTCGGCGGAGCCTTGGCCCACAACGGTCTCCGGGCTGCTGTCTAAAATTTGTATTCCGGATTTTTAGGGTTGAAAGTCTGGTCGTTCCAGGTCTTGCGCGTCACGCTCTCAATGACGATTTTCTCGAGCTGATTGCCCGATTCATCCCACGCTTCTTCAATGCGCACCCACGGGTTTTTGAGGTCGAAGTACAGGCGCACGCGCTTGGCGTAGAACGTGGGCGGTCCGCTTGGCGCATCCCAGGTCAGCCGCAGCATGCGCTCACCGTCTTCAGTCACCATTTTGGCTTCACTGAACTTGCCGCTGCCGCCGGCTGCCACGTGGGCACGTCCGTCGCGTTCGAGCGTATCGACGATGAACTGCAGCCCAAGCTCCCGCGCCGTGTGGTTCGACTGTGATCTGGCCAGCGAGCCATCCAGCGCACTCCAGATCGACACGAAACCGACGAGCCCGCCCAGGTGGCCGTACATCTCGTCCTTGCGCACGGTTTCGTCGTAGATGATCTCCTGACCGGCGTGCGCACCGCCCTTGAGCCAGCGCGCGTAGACCTGGCGCGGTGCGTTGCGGTAACGGATGAGCATGATTGCCGGCTGGCTCTGCCACTGGTCTTTCACACGTTCCTGGCGGCGCATGCGGTATTCATATTCCGGCAGCTTGGCCACTTCGCCCTTGAGCCAGCGCACCAGCGTTTCGGGCTTCATGGCTTGCGCCATGGCGAGGACATCTTCGTCAGACCAGCCCGCGAACGCGTTGGCGTGGACCTGGCTGCCGAGCCAAGCCGTCTGCCTGGCGATGTCCATGGCGGCAAAGCTGCCAATGGCCGCCGATTGCGATGTAGCCGTTGGTGCGGCTGCCGCAGGTGGGGAAGCATCCGACGCGGCAGGCTGGGCCCAGGCGTGTGCGGCGCCTGCCAGCACCGTGGCCAGGGCGAGGGTACGCAAGCGCATATGAGTCTCCGATGTTGTTGTTATTGCTGCGCCTGCGCGCGGGCGCGCTTGATGTCCGGATCGGCATCGCGCAGCTCGCGGCGCAGGATCTTGCCTACCGTCGACTTGGGCAACTCTTCGTGGCGGAACTCGACGATGCGCGGCATCTTGTAGCCGGTCAGATGGGCGCGGCAGTGTTCGAGCAGCGCGGGCTCGGTCAGTGCGCCGGTGCGCGGCACCACGATGATCTTCACGCGTTCGCCGGCCACCGGGTCGGGCACGCCAATCGCCGCCACCTCCAGTACTTCGGGGTGCAGCGCCACCACGTCTTCGATCTCGTTCGGGTACACGTTGAAACCCGAGACCAGGATCATGTCCTTCTTGCGGTCGATCAGGCGGATGTAGCCGTTGGCGTCCATCACGCCGATGTCGCCGGTCGAGAACCAGCCTTCAGCGTCGATGGACTTGGCGGTTTCTTCCGGGCGTTGCCAGTAGCCGCGCATGACTTGGGGCCCACGCACCTGCAGTTCGCCGGGCTCACCCAGCGGCGAGATCGTGCCGTCGTCGCGCTTGAAGCGCACTTCGGTGGATGGCGCGGGCAGCCCGATCGTGCCGCTGAATTCGGTCACGTGCGGTGGGTTCATCGACACGACCGGCGAGCACTCCGTCAGCCCGTAGCCTTCAACGATGGTATGGCCTGTCACCTCTTTCCAGCGCTGCGCAATCGCGCGCTGCACTGCCATGCCACCACCGATGGTGATCTTCATGGCCGAGAAATCGCGTTTGGCAAAGTCGGGGTCTTCCAGCAGCGCATTGAACAGCGTATTCACACCGGCAATGCCCGAGAAGCGCTCGTTGCGCAGGATGAAGATCACGCGCTTGGTGTCACGCGGATTGGCGATCAGGATATTGCGCCCGCCCAGCGTCATGAACATCAGCAGGTTCACCGTGAGCGAGAAGATGTGATACAGCGGCAGCAGCGTGACGTTGGTTTCCACACCGCCGTTGAGCATGCTCTTGGACCACTCCTCCGCCTGCAGCAGGTTGGCGATGATGTTGCGGTGCGTGAGCATCGCGCCCTTGGCCACGCCCGTGGTGCCGCCGGTGTATTGCAGGAAGGCGATGTCTTCCGGCGCCAGTTGCACCGGTTGCATCGCGCGTGAGGCGCCTCCGGCCAGCGCATCGCGCAGCCAGACCGGCGAGGGCAGCTTGTACGACGGAACCTGCTTCTGCACGTGGCGCATCACGAAGTTCAGCGCGCGGCCCTTGAGGTTGAGCCCACCGCCCATCAGGTCGCCAATGCCGGTGATGACGATGTTGCGGATCTGGCTGCCGGGCAGCGCCTGCTCCAGCGTGCGCGCGAAGTTCTCCAGCACGACGATTGTCTGCGCGCCGGAATCGCGCAACTGGTGCGCCAGCTCCGGCACCGTGTACAGCGGGTTGACGTTGACGACGATGGCGCCGGCCAGCAGCGTGCCGAACAGGCACACGGGGTACTGCAGGCTGTTGGGTAGCATGATCGCCACGCGGTCGCCCTTCTTCACGCCGCGCGATTGCAGCCATGCCGCAAACTGCTTGGCCTGGCGTTCGCATTCGCCGTACGTCATTTCGGTGCCGACACTCACGTAGGCGACGCGCGTGCGGTACTTCTCCACCGATTCACGAAACACCTCGGCCAGCGAGTGATAGCGATCAGGGTTGATTTCGGCGGGCACGCCCTCGGGGTACGACTTCAGCCAGATGCGGTCGGTAAGGCTGTTGCGGTCGGCAACGGTGTTCATGGTGTCTCCGTCCATGAAAGACGCGGCGTGGTTTTGTTATGTGCCGCGCGGGTTTTGGAATCTTGCTAGACCCAGGCCGTTCCCGTTATTCGGCCCGAGCGGTTTAGTGCGACATCGTTTCGGGGCGCTCCAGAATGGCAACGACGCCTTGTCCGCCCGCAGCGCAGATCGACACCAGCCCGCGTCCGCTGCCGCGCTGCGCCAGCATTTTGGCCAGCGTCGCGACAATGCGCCCGCCCGTGGCGGCAAAGGGATGGCCCGTGCCGAGCGAGCTGCCATTCACGTTCAGCTTGCTGCGGTCGATGCTGCCCATCGGGGCGCTGCGGCCCAGTTTTTCGCGGCAGTATTCGGGCGATTCCCAGGCCGCAAGCGTGCACAGGACTTGCGCGGCAAAGGCTTCGTGGATCTCGTAGTAATCGAAATCCTGCAGCGTGAGCCCCGCGCGTTGCAGCATGCGCGAGACGGCATAGGCAGGCGCCATCAAGAGCCCTTCGTTCTGCTCCGGCGTGCCGCTGAAGAAATCGACGGCAGCCGTATCCGCGCAGGTCATGTAGGCGAGCACGGGCAGGTTGTGCGCGCGTGCCCAGTCTTCGCTGGCAAGCAGCACGCACGATGCGCCATCGGTGAGCGGCGTGGAATTGCCGGCGGTCATGGTGCCGGCCGCGCTGCGGTCAAACACCGGCTGCAGCTTCGCCAGTTGCTCGAGGGTCAGGTTGCTGCGCAGGTTGTTGTCGCGATCAAGCCCCAGGTGCGCGGTCATCAGGTCGGTGAAGAAACCGCGCTCGTAGGCGGCCGTGAGGTTGTGGTGGCTGCGCAGGGCCAGCGCATCCTGGTCTTCGCGGCGGATGCCCCAGCGCTTGGCCATCAGTTCGCAATGTTCGCCCATCGACAGGCCGGTGCGCGGCTCGCTGTTGCGGGGC encodes:
- the miaB gene encoding tRNA (N6-isopentenyl adenosine(37)-C2)-methylthiotransferase MiaB, whose translation is MKKVFIKTYGCQMNEYDSDKMSDVLNAAEGLVPTDTPEDADVILFNTCSVREKAQEKVFSELGRVKALKALKPDLVVGVGGCVASQEGASIVARAPYVDVVFGPQTLHRLPDLIAARRRTGRSQVDVSFPEIEKFDHLPPARVDGASAYVSIMEGCSKYCSYCVVPYTRGEEVSRPFDDVLAEVAGLAEQGVREVTLLGQNVNAYIGKMGDTSERADFALLLEYVAEIPGIERIRYTTSHPKEFSSRLIEAYATNPKLVDHLHLPVQHGSDRILMAMKRGYTVLEYKSSIRKLRAIRPNISIATDFIVGFPGETDADFAKTMDLIHEIGYDTSFSFIYSPRPGTPAANLPDDTPQAVKLERLKHLQATIEANVARISQGMVGSVQRILVEGPSRKDPTELHGRTENNRVVNFALPDLPQARREQLIGQMLDVRIVHAFPHSLRGEVAEQRMASATH
- a CDS encoding NAD(P)/FAD-dependent oxidoreductase, which gives rise to MSQPSIAIVGAGIAGVACANALAAEGIATTVYERSGGVGGRLATTVLPESAPAYAFDHGAQSFNVRSEAFRRAVDAAGRQGSVLPWPARWGHRTADALQADSRDEARYVGLPGMGALVRSLAAPLDVRFGHAVTRVAHDGRRWTIERNGTDATHADIIALALPAPELPALFHGATPASLQEAIAPVHYAPCWALMMGFAQPLDLPYDGIRIDDDMLAWAARDNTKPGRVMVDESWVVHASPGWSAAHAMDTPEQVLHAMHARFAEAFPGTPEPDLMAAHLWPHALVEQSAGMPCHWDAAARLGACGDWCEGPRVEAAFLSGVALAAKIAEAL
- a CDS encoding OmpW/AlkL family protein; this translates as MNRTARRLAAALACAAASTLAAPLAHAQSTAEANVAASASSGSGSAISSSGGGFSGFMDNYVWGRNVMALGWFYIRPMDSATPLTTTTSALGLGTYQSPGTDVKVSNANTLSLTFTHFFTDNIAGTFVGGVPPKFNLYGSGNVIAPVPVVGPLTLINLGLPQNNPVATVREWSPAIVAQYYFGTKESKLRPFVGAGVSYNFFTNLRLNQNFVNGLQNLGQVLQLGMGQVPTGPAKVTAETSSSWTPVANVGVSYEFAKNWTAIGTVSYLPLKTTSTITIRSQQGQVLAVNKTDIKVDPIVFGLAVGYKF
- a CDS encoding DUF1571 domain-containing protein, which encodes MRLRTLALATVLAGAAHAWAQPAASDASPPAAAAPTATSQSAAIGSFAAMDIARQTAWLGSQVHANAFAGWSDEDVLAMAQAMKPETLVRWLKGEVAKLPEYEYRMRRQERVKDQWQSQPAIMLIRYRNAPRQVYARWLKGGAHAGQEIIYDETVRKDEMYGHLGGLVGFVSIWSALDGSLARSQSNHTARELGLQFIVDTLERDGRAHVAAGGSGKFSEAKMVTEDGERMLRLTWDAPSGPPTFYAKRVRLYFDLKNPWVRIEEAWDESGNQLEKIVIESVTRKTWNDQTFNPKNPEYKF
- a CDS encoding AMP-binding protein, with product MNTVADRNSLTDRIWLKSYPEGVPAEINPDRYHSLAEVFRESVEKYRTRVAYVSVGTEMTYGECERQAKQFAAWLQSRGVKKGDRVAIMLPNSLQYPVCLFGTLLAGAIVVNVNPLYTVPELAHQLRDSGAQTIVVLENFARTLEQALPGSQIRNIVITGIGDLMGGGLNLKGRALNFVMRHVQKQVPSYKLPSPVWLRDALAGGASRAMQPVQLAPEDIAFLQYTGGTTGVAKGAMLTHRNIIANLLQAEEWSKSMLNGGVETNVTLLPLYHIFSLTVNLLMFMTLGGRNILIANPRDTKRVIFILRNERFSGIAGVNTLFNALLEDPDFAKRDFSAMKITIGGGMAVQRAIAQRWKEVTGHTIVEGYGLTECSPVVSMNPPHVTEFSGTIGLPAPSTEVRFKRDDGTISPLGEPGELQVRGPQVMRGYWQRPEETAKSIDAEGWFSTGDIGVMDANGYIRLIDRKKDMILVSGFNVYPNEIEDVVALHPEVLEVAAIGVPDPVAGERVKIIVVPRTGALTEPALLEHCRAHLTGYKMPRIVEFRHEELPKSTVGKILRRELRDADPDIKRARAQAQQ
- a CDS encoding acetyl-CoA C-acetyltransferase encodes the protein MLVNAQVRRVAILGGNRIPFARSNTAYATASNQQMLTAALQGLIDRFNLHGQRLDEVVAGAVIKHARDFNLTRETVLSTTLAKQTPAYDIQQACGTGLEAAILVANKIALGQIDVGIAGGTDTTSDAPVGLNEKMRKILLEANRAKSTGARVKALAGLRPSMFVRPLLPRNSEPRTGLSMGEHCELMAKRWGIRREDQDALALRSHHNLTAAYERGFFTDLMTAHLGLDRDNNLRSNLTLEQLAKLQPVFDRSAAGTMTAGNSTPLTDGASCVLLASEDWARAHNLPVLAYMTCADTAAVDFFSGTPEQNEGLLMAPAYAVSRMLQRAGLTLQDFDYYEIHEAFAAQVLCTLAAWESPEYCREKLGRSAPMGSIDRSKLNVNGSSLGTGHPFAATGGRIVATLAKMLAQRGSGRGLVSICAAGGQGVVAILERPETMSH